DNA from Massilia antarctica:
AACCGGCTTTGCCACCCTTGCCCATGACCATGTCGGTGTACCCGATGCCCCACAGCGGCGCGGTGCGCCACATATTGCCTTTGGCCTGGCCTTCGGCAAACTTGTCGGCCAGCCCGGCACCCATATCGTGCAGCAGCATGTCGGTGTAGGGGCGGATGGTCTGGTTGCGCAGCTCGGCGAACAGGTGGCCGGTGCCGGTTTTCATCTGCACCGTGTGGCAGGCGGAGCAGCGCATGCCCTGGAACAGCTTGCCGCCCGCGCTGACCTGTTGCGCATCGACCCGGTGTTCGTCGAGCGGTGCGACGCCCTTCGGAAAGCCGCTGGCGACCTTGCGTTGCGCCGGCACGCCCACCAATGCCAGGTACTGCACGATCGACTTCAGGTCGGCATCCAGAATGCCTTTTTGCGTTGCGCTCGATGCACAGCCGGCCGGATTGGCGCCGCAGCTGCGGTTGCGATAGACCGGCGAGGTGACCGACATGTCGAGCAGCAGCGCGTCGGCGCTCTGGTGGCGCAAGGTCGCTTTCGCGGCCTTCCAGCCGAATCGGCCCAGGCGCACCGCGCCGGATTCCGGATCGAACACGAAGTTGGCCGTGCCCTTGACCCCATCGGCGTCAATCGGCTGTGCGGCGCGCGCCAGGATGTCCGCTTCCGGAATCGCTTCGAGCAGGCCCGTGCCGATCATCGGCTGGGCCGCGCGCAGCGAGTAGGCGTCCGGCACCGGCCCTTCGAAGGCGAGCGTGGGTTTGCGCAATTCGACGGTGCTGCCGTCGGCCAGTTTCACCGCGCGCGACTCAAAAGCCGCCACGCGTACGCTCGTGCCCCAGTTCTGCGCGCTGCCGGCAGGCGAGACGGCGTTCATCTGGACCGCGGTGCCGTACAGCGGATGAGGCAACTGCTGTCCGCTGGCGCCGATGGACGCGACGCGCACCGACATGCTGTCGAGCCGCTGGTTGAGCGCCGACGGCGCCGGACTGCGGCCGTTGTTGACGTGGCAGGCGATGCAGGCGGACTGGTTATAGTGCTGTCCTTGCAGGCCCACCACGGGCGCGTAGCGGTCATTGCCCGGCTCGTTATGCTCGCCCGTCAGGAAGCTGGTATGCACCAGGCGCCGGCCTTCGACGAAGCGCTGCGTGTTCTGCATGCCGACGTTGTTGTGCGGCTGCTGGAACATGAACAGGCCGTTGTCGGTGTAGTTGTACGAGATCGAGCCCTGGCCGCCGGACAAGGTGTCGTCCGGCAGCGGCACCGAATTGAGGCGCGGCTGCACGCCGTACCATGGCTTCAAGCCGGCGCCGACCACGTACACCCACTCGTACGAGTAATAGCGGATGCCGCCGCTGTCGCCCTTCGCGGCCATGGCTTCCCTGGTCGAGAAGAACGATGGTGACACTTCGATGATGTCGCCGGCGACCAGCGCACGTCCCGGCACGTTGGTGTTGTTCGGCATGCCATTGGCATCGATGCCGCCGTGTCCCGGGTAGCCCTTGATCAGCAGGGTGCAGGCGCCGTTGATGCCGTTGGGAGTGCTCAGCTTGCCGTTGGCGGGGTAGGGGACCGGCGCGCACAGGGCCACATTGCGGTCGACCAGTTCGCCGGGATTCATCCAGCCGTAGCCGGTCACGCCGGGCCGGTCGAAGGCGCGGAAGAAGGCGATGCCTCCGGACAGGAATTCGGTCTGGGTGTACTGGTTGACGATCAGCTGCGGCTTGGTGACACCCGCCACGCGGCTGTTGTCGATGATTTCGACGCCCCAGGTGCGGTTCTTGAAGTATTGCGGCACGAAGGTCAGGTAGTTGCCCGGGCCTTTATCGAGCGCCAGGCCGGTGGCCGGATCGACCGTCTCGTTGGGGCCGTAACCGATCTCGTTCCAGTCCTCGCCGCGCTCGCGGCCGTGGCGGGCCAGGCCGCGCGCCCCGAAACGGGTGACCAGGGTGCCGTCGGCTAAGGTGAACTGCAAGGTTTCGAGCGGGTCTGCCGAGGTCGGCAGCGGGGTGAGGGCGCTGCCGTTGGCGGGGAAGGGGTGGGCCGAGGTGACGGAGGCGGGCACGGTATTGTCGCTGCCTGGTGTCTTGAATTCCACCTCGAACAGCGAATAGCCGTACTGGGTGGCGCGCGCCACGCCCTGCAGGCGGATGAAACGGGCGTTGATGCCGAGGTTGAAGAATTCCTCGGTGCCGCCCTGGCCGTTGCTGACGTTGCGCACCTGGGTCCATGTCTGGCCATCGTCGGACACGCGCAGTTCGTATTGTTTGCCGTAGGCGTTTTCCCACTGCAGCTTCATGTAGCCGACCTGGGTCTTGACGCCGAAATCGAATTCGATCCAGGCGCCGTCTTCGGACTTGCTGGCCCAGCGGGTGGCCGCTTTGCCGTCGATCGTCATGGCGGCCGACATGGCCTGGTTTTCCAGGGCCGAGGAACTGGCCGCGACCGGCTTGATGGCGATACCAGGCTGGCCGGGTTGGCCTGGTCCGGGCACGGGCACCGGATT
Protein-coding regions in this window:
- a CDS encoding di-heme oxidoredictase family protein, encoding MKYSTAGAPRRAATPGQLRKLAARGLPLALTLLLAACGGNGGGESPPAAQGSMGGTSRMVADAGSAAETVLTPVAASASSAERPDLSGMAAIDHNDSTRWGSGFSDGESLTLDFGKSELISRVRIDWENAHASQYLLQVSDDNLSWTTIRSVDNSQGGTEDITGLNGKGRYLRMQGVKRSSQYGYSIFEIQAFSGTPPSPNPVPVPGPGQPGQPGIAIKPVAASSSALENQAMSAAMTIDGKAATRWASKSEDGAWIEFDFGVKTQVGYMKLQWENAYGKQYELRVSDDGQTWTQVRNVSNGQGGTEEFFNLGINARFIRLQGVARATQYGYSLFEVEFKTPGSDNTVPASVTSAHPFPANGSALTPLPTSADPLETLQFTLADGTLVTRFGARGLARHGRERGEDWNEIGYGPNETVDPATGLALDKGPGNYLTFVPQYFKNRTWGVEIIDNSRVAGVTKPQLIVNQYTQTEFLSGGIAFFRAFDRPGVTGYGWMNPGELVDRNVALCAPVPYPANGKLSTPNGINGACTLLIKGYPGHGGIDANGMPNNTNVPGRALVAGDIIEVSPSFFSTREAMAAKGDSGGIRYYSYEWVYVVGAGLKPWYGVQPRLNSVPLPDDTLSGGQGSISYNYTDNGLFMFQQPHNNVGMQNTQRFVEGRRLVHTSFLTGEHNEPGNDRYAPVVGLQGQHYNQSACIACHVNNGRSPAPSALNQRLDSMSVRVASIGASGQQLPHPLYGTAVQMNAVSPAGSAQNWGTSVRVAAFESRAVKLADGSTVELRKPTLAFEGPVPDAYSLRAAQPMIGTGLLEAIPEADILARAAQPIDADGVKGTANFVFDPESGAVRLGRFGWKAAKATLRHQSADALLLDMSVTSPVYRNRSCGANPAGCASSATQKGILDADLKSIVQYLALVGVPAQRKVASGFPKGVAPLDEHRVDAQQVSAGGKLFQGMRCSACHTVQMKTGTGHLFAELRNQTIRPYTDMLLHDMGAGLADKFAEGQAKGNMWRTAPLWGIGYTDMVMGKGGKAGYLHDGRARNLTEAILWHGGEADRARQRFENLPAQEREALLAFLKSL